The region GGTTCCACTTAACTTCGATTAAGTGataaatatgtgtatacaaGACATCTTACATTTATAGGTTTGACATATTCTGCTTATTTACGAGGCAATTTGATACTCTTCTTTTCCACTTTTCAATATAAGGGAGTAAAAAGGTTAAGTTTGTTAAAtgatttggtgtaaacatccaggtacaaatatatttttactcAACAATTAGATGAATGGTTTAATTAATACTTTGTCTTTGGACCAATATATTAGGTTTACCTGGAAATGCTCCATATAAGGAGAAATATGTCTCAGTGGATGATGAAAAAAGAGTGAAGGAAGTAGAGGTTGTTGAAGGTGGATTTCTTGATCTTGGATTCACTTTCTATGGGGTTAAATTTGAAGTTATAGAGAGTGATGAGAATTCAAGCATCCTCAAACTTACCATTGATTTTGAGACTAAAGATGTAGAAAAAATTCATCTTACTATTGGCAACCTCCAAGCCTTTGGTGTCATCTTGAAAGCTTCTGCTGattatttagaaaaataatatttttctattattggatttttcttaatttatgcTGTTTCCCCTTTACTTTGTTGTTATTGCTCTTTCGGGTAATATATTGTATAATGATGGCCTTAGTACCggatgttattttttttttttgtcatgaaTAAAGCAAAGTATCGGGAAAAGGACATACAATGGCCAACAGGTCAAAATAATCTCACATTTGGGCCTAATATCATGAGCCGGCCGGCCGGCCCAAACTATTCCCAAGCGTTGGCCAGCCCATCAGCCCAAAcgccttattaaaaaaaaaaaaaaaaagactttacGTGGCGACTTTGTCGCCACTAAAgatcaactctttttttttttttttttttaaagtggcAATTCAAAAAGTCACCATTAAAGGTTAAAATTCATATTGTGCCTTGTACAAATGtttcaaaacatgtataatatgtgtatacttATACAGTatttaaactttcaaaaaatattccaaaacatgtatagtatgtgtatatttatacattgattgagccttcaagaaatatctcaaaacaatcGCCACTAAAGGTTCGCTGCAAACttccatttatttttctatctTCTACTAGggattaaaaaagaagaactaaataaataaactaaagtaaccATCATCGAAAACTtaacaaactaaaatatatcaactacaaactaataaaattagtaagtatacattTATTGagcataaattatacgttaattatacatgtattaatcataaattatatgttaattaaacatttattatacacatattatacaataatgatacagtttctatacgtatgatatattttctatacatatacaatagtgatacatattctatataacaatgatacggtttctatacgtatatgaatgatatattttttatacgtatgatacactttctatacaagaatgatacggtttatatacatatgctgaaattatatatacactttctatataagaatgatacagtttatatacactttctatataaGAAtaatacagtttatatacactttctatacaagaatgatacagtttatataatGCATATGTATGATACATTGTCTAgacgtatgatacattttccaTACAAGAACGATAcagtttatacataaattacaCAACAATTATACATTTTCAATACTTATGTATGGAATGTTTATAATATGTGAAAAATtagtgtataatcaatgtataactAATGCATGATTAGTGAGTATACGTTGATGATACATTTATTAAACACAAATTACACAACAATGATACAAacctatgatacattttctatagaTATACATTTTCGATACatatgtgaatcattagtgtataatcaatgtataatgtatgtatgattagtgattatacgttgatgatacatattatatatggaatatatataatatgtgaatcattagtttataatcaatgtataatgtACATACTAATGCataatatatattcatgattagtgagtatacgttgatgatacatttattatacacaaattacacaacaattataaaaacctatgatacattttctatacatataccgtagggatacatattcttacaacaatgatacattttttatacgtatgatacattttctatacatagtTGATCTTCAGTGGCTTTtgcctccaaaaaaaaaaaaaatgatctttaGTGGCGACTAAAGCCTCCACAAATAGTCCTTTTTTTTTGCAGCAGACTTTTAGTGGTGACTAAAATCGCCACAAAAGGTCATGCTGGCTACactttgaatttggaaaaacatagGTCATCTAGTGGGAATAGTTTGGATCGGACGGCCCTTTATGTCCTTTTCCCCAAAGTATATAAGGTCATTGTTTATTGTTTATGCTGATAGGAGTGTCAATTAGGTGTCTTGGACTGAAGTCAAAGCAAATCAAACTGACTTGAGCTAATAAATAGGCTGGTCAACTGATCCGCCTAAATATATTCCATCACTTTAATAAGAAATGTCATATCACTTCAtttcaattaatttaataattcttCGTCTGGACGTAAAAACTTTAGTTGCATTCTTGAAACAGCCAAAGCCAGTACAATATGTAGTTTCATTTGTATAATTTTGACTTCCAACATAGTATGCTAGAAAGCCTAGAATATTTTGTGTTTTAGACAACAATATTTTTATTcgaatttattaatttttcaattacatTTCAAATAAAAAACTAGTATTTAAAAGCGGCCTAAAAAGCTGGTCATCTCACGCCATTTTCacgaagaaaaaaagaagaagagaaaggtCTCCAGATAGAATCTTCTTTTGCATATGTTAGACTACCATTgtgaaaaagaggaaaagttAGGCatgtttttagaaaataaaaactaCCTTTTATATAAAAAGTCATTGAGAAGTTTCGGATGCTAAACGTTTTTATTCTCATATGCTTTTGAAAAGGCAAAGATCAATACTGTTGAAATATAATAATTCTATGGGATTGTAAATCGTGTAAAATAGGATTCAGGATattaatcaatatataatataaagctaggaaTAAACAATTCTATGTGACACCTCTCAATGGCCAAagattctatttatcttttttctcttcttttttttggcttttatatcatttttaattattttatttcaatttaaaaaTTCATCTCTATAACTCACATTCCTTCATCTTCATAATTTATATTAATTAGTATTAGTAATTAATTTCATAATTCTAATTTAGTATACAAGTTATGACACCTAATTAAAAGCACCAACAtgattcttttatatatatatatatactagacggcctatgcccgtgctgcgcacgggcccaacactttagattGTCTTTGaatagtgtgtgtgtatatatatatatatatatatattatgttcaaaacacgattaatataacattgtagtttgtgctccgtatctaaaactttattatattaatgtttgctacgaatacaaaatcggcaaatttattaatattttttaaaagagaagacctgtttaaaaagaaactattttcctctctttgagataaaacaatagcaatatttaagcattagttgatactttcaatttcaattcgattaatttaaaggtgtaaaatacttattattttttatcaaattttgatttgataattctaattcaaattattaaattaattttacatgtttaaaacgaaacaaagtagaaattgattttctatttaaacgaagaaatactattttttaatttttggtaaatattctcggtttagctcattacttgtcatgttgtcttttgcatggttttttaagaaaacgtcaattagaattataatttgactaatttaccttattcattatttgatctccatttgatatattttttttacgacattaatctcttttcacatttattagagtaagaataaaaataaaaaagtaattaaattctatcttattttaaaatataaatattttaattatatttattttggtaaacataacaaataaatgacatggcggaatagcaaatacaacagtttaatatctagattagatctcaggctaatataaaaaaagaaaaaaaattgtatggtttgactacttaaccttttgatgaaaagtaatttcatttgctcccactaatggattgatacgcacgtgGCAAGAAATccatccatcattattgacttaatgagatactttggaaattacatgaatattgtttgatttttttaatatggggtgcacttttttttggacattattaattcgcactatttttatgcgtatatatatatatatattcaaaacacgattaatataacattgtagtttgtactccgtatctaaaactttattatattagtgtttactacaaatacaaagtttgcaaatttttttttgacattatttttttttaatatggggttcacttttttttactgtgcgtttggagatggtgggttccactttttttcttcttcttttttttttttttaatattgattggtgttttttttattttttaatattgattggtgtttaatatggggacc is a window of Lycium ferocissimum isolate CSIRO_LF1 chromosome 12, AGI_CSIRO_Lferr_CH_V1, whole genome shotgun sequence DNA encoding:
- the LOC132040679 gene encoding norbelladine synthase-like, with the translated sequence MLGNFSEQIQINAPASEVWKLYGTIELANFVVEITPHIVEKVEVIEGNGGAGTVLQVSLPGNAPYKEKYVSVDDEKRVKEVEVVEGGFLDLGFTFYGVKFEVIESDENSSILKLTIDFETKDVEKIHLTIGNLQAFGVILKASADYLEK